From a region of the Paraburkholderia hospita genome:
- a CDS encoding MarR family winged helix-turn-helix transcriptional regulator codes for MTEPSHTPSPEVSEYQLGESVGYLISRVKSTMSNLVTQRTMAELGITSQQASVLFMVASGKCVLAAELAREYGIDASAVTRLIDRLEKRGLLTRVRSAEDRRAVRLALTAEGHAIAARMPAVFTSVTEKLLSGFSPEETGFLKSLLRRVLANSCEVFSETRDSASNTDNKS; via the coding sequence ATGACCGAACCGTCCCACACGCCATCGCCTGAGGTCAGCGAATACCAGCTGGGCGAGAGCGTCGGCTATCTGATTTCCCGCGTGAAGTCGACCATGTCGAACCTCGTGACGCAACGCACGATGGCCGAACTCGGCATCACCAGCCAGCAGGCCAGCGTGCTGTTTATGGTTGCCAGCGGCAAATGCGTGCTCGCCGCCGAACTCGCGCGGGAATACGGCATCGACGCCAGCGCCGTCACGCGCCTGATCGATCGCCTCGAAAAACGCGGCCTGCTCACGCGGGTGCGCAGCGCTGAAGACCGGCGCGCGGTGCGCCTTGCGCTGACGGCCGAAGGTCACGCAATCGCCGCGCGCATGCCGGCTGTTTTCACCAGCGTGACCGAGAAACTGCTATCCGGCTTTTCGCCAGAGGAAACGGGATTCCTCAAAAGCCTTCTGAGACGCGTGCTCGCGAACAGCTGCGAAGTGTTCAGCGAAACCCGTGACTCGGCAAGTAATACCGATAACAAATCGTAA
- a CDS encoding DHA2 family efflux MFS transporter permease subunit, with translation MAQSQAQVPHPPLEGAQLVIGTIAVSLAVFMNVLDTSIANVSIPSISGDLGVSSDQGTWVITSFAVANAISVPLTGWLTDRIGQVRLFMASIVLFVISSWMCGLSPNLPFLLASRVLQGAVAGPMIPLSQTLLLASYPRAKAPMALSMWAMTTLIAPVAGPILGGWISDNISWPWIFYVNIPVGIIAALATWAIFRNRDSVIKKAPIDMVGLLLLITWVGSLQVMLDKGKDLDWFSSTTVVVLALTAVIALAFFIVWELTDKHPVVDLSLFKLRNFTGGTVALAIGYGLYFGNLVLLPLWLQTDIGYTATDAGLVMAPVGVFAIILSPLTGKILPRTDPRYISTASFLVFALCFWMRSRYTTGVDTYSLMLPTLIQGIGMAGFFIPLVSITLSGLPGNRIPAASGLSNFVRIMCGGIGTSIFETAWDHRSILHHAQLSEHANAYNPVFNQSVTQMSGLGLNQSQAYGLVNSMTTQQAAQLGVNDLFYISAGIFVALIALIWVTKPERAGGGDSAAAASAAH, from the coding sequence ATGGCTCAGTCTCAAGCGCAAGTCCCTCACCCGCCGCTCGAGGGCGCGCAACTGGTGATCGGCACCATCGCGGTGTCGCTCGCCGTTTTCATGAACGTGCTGGACACGTCGATTGCAAACGTGTCGATTCCGTCGATCTCCGGCGACCTCGGCGTGTCGTCCGACCAGGGCACGTGGGTGATCACGTCGTTCGCGGTCGCCAATGCGATCTCCGTGCCGCTCACCGGTTGGCTCACCGACCGCATCGGCCAGGTGCGCCTGTTCATGGCGTCGATCGTGCTGTTCGTGATCTCGTCGTGGATGTGCGGGCTCTCGCCGAACCTGCCGTTCCTGCTCGCCTCGCGCGTGTTGCAGGGCGCCGTGGCCGGTCCGATGATTCCGCTGTCGCAAACGCTGCTGCTCGCGAGTTATCCACGTGCGAAGGCGCCGATGGCGCTATCGATGTGGGCGATGACGACATTGATCGCGCCCGTTGCCGGTCCTATTCTTGGTGGCTGGATTTCCGACAACATCTCGTGGCCGTGGATTTTCTACGTGAATATCCCGGTCGGGATCATCGCCGCGCTCGCCACATGGGCGATCTTCCGCAACCGCGATTCCGTCATTAAGAAAGCGCCGATCGATATGGTCGGTCTCCTGCTGCTGATCACGTGGGTCGGCTCGTTGCAGGTGATGCTCGACAAGGGCAAGGATCTCGACTGGTTTTCATCGACGACGGTCGTGGTGCTTGCGCTGACGGCCGTGATCGCGCTGGCGTTCTTTATCGTGTGGGAGCTGACGGACAAGCATCCTGTCGTCGACCTGTCGCTGTTCAAGCTGCGCAATTTCACGGGCGGCACGGTGGCGCTCGCGATCGGCTATGGACTGTACTTCGGCAATCTCGTGCTGCTGCCGCTTTGGCTGCAAACCGACATCGGCTACACGGCGACGGACGCGGGTCTCGTGATGGCGCCTGTCGGCGTGTTCGCGATCATTCTTTCGCCGCTGACGGGCAAGATTCTGCCGCGCACTGATCCGCGCTATATCTCGACGGCGTCGTTTCTGGTGTTCGCGCTGTGTTTCTGGATGCGCTCGCGCTATACGACGGGCGTTGATACCTATTCGCTAATGCTGCCGACGTTGATCCAGGGGATCGGCATGGCGGGCTTCTTCATTCCGCTAGTGTCGATCACGCTGTCGGGGTTGCCGGGGAACCGGATTCCGGCGGCGTCGGGGCTGTCGAACTTCGTTCGGATCATGTGTGGTGGGATCGGCACGTCGATCTTCGAGACGGCGTGGGATCATCGATCGATTCTGCATCACGCGCAGTTGAGCGAGCATGCGAATGCGTATAACCCTGTGTTCAATCAATCGGTTACGCAGATGAGTGGGCTCGGGCTGAATCAGTCGCAGGCGTATGGGCTCGTCAATTCGATGACGACGCAGCAGGCGGCGCAGCTTGGGGTGAATGATCTCTTTTATATTTCGGCGGGGATATTTGTTGCGCTGATTGCGTTGATCTGGGTGACGAAGCCTGAGCGTGCGGGTGGTGGGGATTCAGCCGCTGCGGCGTCGGCGGCGCATTGA
- a CDS encoding 2-oxoglutarate dehydrogenase E1 component codes for MMKQFQSNSYLFGGNAPYVEELYEAYLDNPASVPETWRNYFDALQNVPASDGTSANDVAHGPIVESFAQRAKANAFLPRTGGEDLTTARKQVYVQSLIGAYRFLGSQWANLDPLKRRERPNIPELEPAFYDFTEADMDQTFNTNNLYFGFEQASLRDIVKALRDTYCGTIGAEYMYLSDPEQKRWWKERLESIRSTPNFTNDKKKHILNRLTAAEGLERFLHTKYVGQKRFSLEGGESFIASMDEVVHHAGKSGVQEIVIGMAHRGRLNVLVNTLGKMPADLFAEFEGKHVDDLPAGDVKYHKGFSSDVATEGGPVHLSLAFNPSHLEIVNPVVEGSAKARMDRRGDENGLQVLPVQIHGDAAFAGQGVVMETLNLAQTRGYGTHGTLHIVINNQIGFTTSDPRDARSTLYCSDVVKMIEAPVLHVNGDDPEAVVLATQLAIDFRMQFHKDVVIDIICFRKLGHNEQDTPAVTQPLMYKTIAKHPGTRALYAEKLVQQGVITADQGDEFIKAFRKAMDEGHHTVDPVLSNYKSKYAVDWVPFLNRKWTDAADTAVPLAELKRLAERITTIPEGFKVHPLVERVINDRRAMGRGEAKLDWGMGEHLSFASLVASGYAVRLTGQDSGRGTFTHRHAVLHDQNRERWNDGTYVPLQNIAEGQAKFTVIDSVLSEEAVLGFEYGYSTAEPNTFVAWEAQFGDFVNGAQVVIDQFISSGEVKWGRVSGLTMLLPHGYEGQGPEHSSARIERFLQLCADHNMQVVQPTTPAQVFHLLRRQMIRLFRKPLVVFTPKSLLRHKEAVSDLSELAKGSFQPVLSETDDSIDAKKVKRVLVCSGRVYYDLLAHRREAKAQDVAIVRIEQLYPFAHKQFESELKKYDNATEVVWVQDEPQNQGPWFYIEHHLREGMKEGQKLAYSGRPASASPAVGYYAKHYEQQKALIEGAFGRLKGASIVK; via the coding sequence ATGATGAAGCAATTCCAGTCGAACTCGTATCTGTTCGGCGGCAATGCTCCGTACGTAGAAGAGTTGTACGAAGCATATCTCGACAATCCCGCGTCAGTGCCCGAGACCTGGCGCAATTATTTCGACGCTCTGCAGAACGTTCCTGCATCGGATGGCACCAGTGCCAACGACGTGGCCCATGGCCCGATCGTCGAATCATTTGCTCAGCGCGCAAAGGCGAATGCCTTCCTGCCGCGCACGGGTGGTGAGGATCTCACCACCGCGCGTAAGCAGGTCTATGTGCAGTCCCTCATCGGCGCATATCGCTTCCTCGGCTCGCAGTGGGCCAACCTCGATCCGCTGAAGCGCCGCGAACGTCCGAACATTCCCGAGCTTGAACCTGCGTTCTACGACTTCACCGAAGCCGACATGGACCAGACGTTCAACACGAACAACCTGTACTTCGGTTTCGAACAGGCTTCGCTGCGGGACATCGTCAAGGCGTTGCGCGACACGTACTGCGGCACGATCGGCGCCGAGTACATGTACCTGAGCGATCCGGAACAGAAGCGCTGGTGGAAGGAACGTCTCGAATCGATCCGCTCCACGCCGAACTTCACGAATGACAAAAAGAAGCACATCCTGAACCGACTGACGGCAGCAGAAGGCCTCGAGCGCTTCCTGCACACCAAGTACGTCGGTCAGAAGCGCTTCTCGCTGGAAGGCGGCGAAAGCTTCATCGCGTCGATGGACGAAGTCGTGCATCACGCAGGCAAGAGCGGCGTGCAGGAAATCGTCATCGGCATGGCGCACCGCGGCCGTCTGAACGTGCTGGTCAACACGCTGGGCAAGATGCCCGCTGACCTGTTCGCCGAATTCGAAGGCAAGCACGTCGACGATCTGCCCGCAGGCGATGTGAAGTACCACAAGGGCTTCTCGTCGGATGTCGCAACGGAAGGCGGCCCGGTTCACCTGTCGCTCGCGTTCAACCCGTCGCACCTCGAAATCGTCAACCCGGTGGTCGAAGGTTCGGCGAAGGCCCGTATGGACCGTCGCGGCGACGAGAACGGCCTGCAAGTGCTGCCTGTGCAGATCCACGGCGACGCCGCCTTCGCAGGTCAGGGCGTCGTGATGGAAACGCTGAACCTCGCGCAAACGCGCGGTTACGGCACGCACGGCACGCTGCACATCGTCATCAACAACCAGATCGGCTTCACCACGTCCGACCCGCGCGACGCACGCTCCACGCTGTATTGCTCGGACGTCGTCAAGATGATCGAGGCGCCCGTGCTGCACGTGAACGGCGACGATCCCGAAGCGGTCGTGCTGGCTACGCAGCTGGCCATCGACTTCCGGATGCAGTTCCACAAGGATGTCGTGATCGACATCATCTGCTTCCGCAAGCTGGGTCACAACGAGCAGGACACGCCCGCCGTCACGCAGCCGCTGATGTACAAGACGATCGCCAAGCACCCCGGCACGCGCGCGCTGTACGCGGAAAAGCTGGTGCAGCAAGGCGTCATCACCGCCGATCAAGGCGATGAATTCATCAAGGCATTCCGCAAGGCGATGGACGAAGGTCACCACACGGTCGACCCGGTCCTGTCGAACTACAAGAGCAAGTACGCCGTCGACTGGGTTCCGTTCCTGAACCGCAAGTGGACGGACGCAGCCGACACGGCTGTGCCGCTCGCCGAACTCAAGCGTCTGGCCGAGCGTATCACGACGATCCCCGAAGGCTTCAAGGTTCACCCGCTCGTCGAGCGCGTGATCAACGACCGCCGTGCAATGGGCCGTGGCGAAGCGAAGCTCGACTGGGGCATGGGCGAGCATCTGTCATTCGCGTCGCTGGTCGCATCGGGTTATGCCGTGCGCCTGACGGGTCAGGACTCGGGCCGTGGCACGTTCACGCACCGTCACGCAGTGCTGCACGACCAGAACCGCGAACGCTGGAACGACGGCACGTACGTGCCGCTGCAGAACATCGCCGAAGGTCAGGCGAAGTTCACGGTGATCGACTCGGTGCTGTCCGAAGAAGCCGTGCTCGGCTTCGAATACGGCTACTCGACGGCTGAGCCGAACACGTTCGTCGCGTGGGAAGCGCAGTTCGGCGACTTCGTGAACGGCGCGCAGGTCGTGATCGACCAGTTCATCTCGTCGGGCGAAGTGAAGTGGGGCCGCGTGTCGGGCCTGACGATGCTGCTGCCGCACGGCTACGAAGGCCAGGGTCCGGAGCACTCGTCGGCGCGTATCGAGCGCTTCCTGCAACTGTGCGCAGATCACAACATGCAGGTCGTACAGCCGACAACGCCGGCACAGGTTTTCCACCTGCTGCGCCGCCAGATGATCCGCCTGTTCCGCAAGCCGCTCGTCGTCTTCACGCCGAAGTCGCTGCTGCGTCACAAGGAAGCCGTGTCGGATCTGTCGGAACTCGCGAAGGGCTCGTTCCAGCCGGTTCTCAGCGAAACGGACGATTCGATCGATGCCAAGAAGGTCAAGCGCGTGCTGGTCTGCTCGGGCCGCGTGTACTACGACCTGCTTGCGCATCGCCGCGAAGCGAAGGCGCAGGACGTCGCGATCGTGCGTATCGAACAGCTCTATCCGTTCGCGCACAAGCAGTTCGAATCCGAACTGAAGAAGTACGACAACGCAACCGAAGTGGTGTGGGTGCAGGACGAGCCGCAGAATCAGGGCCCGTGGTTCTACATCGAACATCACCTGCGCGAAGGCATGAAGGAAGGACAGAAGCTGGCATACAGCGGCCGTCCCGCTTCGGCTTCGCCCGCTGTCGGCTACTACGCGAAGCACTACGAGCAGCAGAAGGCGCTGATCGAAGGCGCGTTTGGCCGTCTGAAAGGCGCGTCCATCGTTAAATAA
- the typA gene encoding translational GTPase TypA, with product MSRALRNIAIIAHVDHGKTTLVDQLLRQSGTFRENQQIAERVMDSNDIEKERGITILAKNCAVEYEGTHINIVDTPGHADFGGEVERVLSMVDSVLLLVDAVEGPMPQTRFVTKKALALGLKPIVVINKIDRPGARIDWVINQTFDLFDKLGASEDQLDFPIVYASGLNGYADLDPSVREGTMRPLFEAILEHVPVRPADPDGPLQLQITSLDYSTYVGRIGVGRITRGRIKPGQQVVIRFGPEGEILNRKINQVLSFEGLERVQVAEAEAGDIVLINGIEEVGIGATICAPEAPEALPMITVDEPTLTMNFLVNSSPLAGKEGKFVTSRQIRDRLMKELNHNVALRVKDTGDETVFEVSGRGELHLTILIENMRREGYEMAVSRPRVVLHEVDGVKHEPYELLTVDLEDSHQGGVMEELGRRKGEMLDMASDGRGRTRLEYRIPARGLIGFQGEFLTLTRGTGLMSHVFDEYAPVREGSLGERRNGVLISQDDGAAVAYALWKLQDRGRMFVKPGDALYEGMIIGIHSRDNDLVVNPIKGKQLTNVRASGTDEAVRLVPAIQMSLEYAVEFIDEDELVEVTPQSIRLRKRHLKEHERRRASREAAVD from the coding sequence ATGTCCCGCGCTCTCCGCAATATCGCCATCATCGCTCACGTCGACCACGGCAAAACCACGCTCGTCGACCAGCTGCTCCGCCAGTCCGGCACCTTCCGCGAAAACCAGCAGATCGCTGAACGCGTGATGGATTCAAACGACATCGAAAAAGAGCGTGGCATCACCATTCTCGCCAAGAACTGCGCCGTCGAATACGAAGGCACGCACATCAACATCGTCGACACCCCGGGCCACGCCGACTTCGGGGGTGAAGTGGAGCGCGTGCTGTCGATGGTCGATTCCGTGCTGCTGCTCGTCGACGCGGTCGAAGGCCCGATGCCGCAAACCCGCTTCGTGACGAAAAAGGCGCTCGCGCTGGGTCTGAAGCCGATCGTCGTGATCAACAAGATCGACCGTCCCGGCGCGCGTATCGACTGGGTGATCAACCAGACGTTCGACCTGTTCGACAAGCTCGGCGCATCCGAAGACCAGCTTGACTTCCCGATCGTCTACGCGTCGGGCCTGAACGGTTATGCCGACCTGGACCCGAGCGTGCGCGAAGGCACGATGCGCCCGCTGTTCGAAGCGATTCTCGAGCACGTGCCCGTTCGCCCGGCCGATCCGGATGGTCCGCTGCAACTGCAGATCACGTCGCTGGATTACTCGACGTACGTTGGCCGTATCGGCGTGGGCCGTATCACGCGCGGCCGTATCAAGCCGGGTCAGCAGGTCGTGATCCGCTTCGGTCCGGAAGGCGAAATCCTGAACCGCAAGATCAACCAGGTGCTGTCGTTCGAAGGCCTCGAGCGCGTGCAGGTCGCCGAAGCCGAAGCCGGCGACATCGTGCTGATCAACGGCATCGAAGAAGTCGGTATCGGCGCGACCATCTGCGCGCCGGAAGCGCCCGAAGCGCTGCCGATGATCACCGTCGACGAACCTACGCTGACGATGAACTTCCTCGTGAATTCGTCACCGCTCGCGGGCAAGGAAGGCAAGTTCGTGACGAGCCGCCAGATCCGCGATCGTCTGATGAAGGAACTGAACCACAACGTCGCGCTGCGCGTGAAAGACACGGGCGACGAAACCGTGTTCGAAGTGTCGGGCCGCGGCGAGCTGCACCTGACCATCCTGATCGAAAACATGCGCCGCGAAGGCTACGAGATGGCCGTGTCGCGTCCGCGCGTGGTGCTGCATGAAGTCGACGGCGTGAAGCACGAGCCGTACGAACTGCTGACAGTCGATCTCGAAGACTCGCACCAGGGCGGCGTGATGGAAGAGCTGGGTCGCCGTAAGGGCGAAATGCTCGACATGGCGTCGGACGGCCGTGGTCGTACGCGCCTCGAGTACCGCATTCCGGCGCGTGGCCTGATCGGCTTCCAGGGCGAATTCCTGACGCTCACGCGCGGCACGGGCCTGATGAGCCACGTGTTCGACGAATATGCACCCGTCCGGGAAGGCTCGCTCGGCGAGCGCCGCAATGGCGTGCTGATCTCGCAGGACGACGGCGCTGCTGTCGCTTACGCGCTGTGGAAACTGCAGGATCGCGGCCGCATGTTCGTGAAGCCGGGCGACGCGCTGTACGAAGGCATGATCATCGGCATTCACAGCCGTGACAACGACCTCGTCGTGAACCCGATCAAGGGCAAGCAGCTGACCAACGTGCGTGCGTCGGGTACTGACGAAGCCGTGCGCCTCGTGCCGGCGATCCAGATGTCGCTGGAATACGCGGTCGAATTCATCGACGAAGACGAACTCGTCGAAGTGACGCCGCAAAGCATCCGTCTGCGCAAGCGCCATCTGAAGGAACACGAGCGCCGCCGCGCAAGCCGCGAAGCAGCCGTCGACTGA
- a CDS encoding efflux transporter outer membrane subunit produces MKFLSRPAPASSGRAAVAAAVAAFALAGCANYFDLKDDKQIASTSQFEASQSLPAEGGQWPALDWASQFGDPQLPKLIAEALEGNPSIAQAQARIAKASSYIESSKSALYPKVEGSYSWTRELYSENALFPPPFGGTWYSENNVLASASWDLDLWGKNRQRLGQAVSQEKAAEADMQQARVTLAASVARTYNSLAQLYALRDIAEREIKNRQTIGVIANDRVKAGLDTNVERQTANGNIATSQSNLTELDGQITTTRYQLGALLGKGPDRGLQIAKPTFNPGGAVTLPDNVPADLISRRPDIVAARWQVEAAMHDVKEAKAEFFPDVNLAAGFGFDAFGWGKFLTSSSRQIQFGPAIHLPIFDAGALRSQLKGRYADFDLDIANYNQTLISALSDVATEISSIRSLDHQQGDAQRALDASTKAYDLAVIRYKAGLSPQLQVLTADQNRLAAEQTVTNLKMRRRDLQIALIKALGGGFDATQTGLIVPTDAPASSASTAHAAN; encoded by the coding sequence ATGAAATTCCTTTCCAGGCCCGCGCCCGCTTCGTCGGGTCGTGCGGCCGTCGCCGCGGCCGTGGCGGCATTCGCCCTCGCCGGCTGCGCGAATTACTTCGATCTCAAGGACGACAAGCAGATTGCGTCGACCTCGCAGTTCGAAGCGTCGCAAAGCCTGCCCGCCGAAGGCGGCCAGTGGCCGGCGCTCGATTGGGCCAGCCAGTTCGGCGACCCGCAGTTGCCGAAGCTGATCGCGGAAGCGCTCGAAGGCAATCCGTCGATCGCGCAGGCGCAGGCGCGTATCGCGAAGGCTTCGTCCTATATCGAATCGTCGAAGTCGGCGCTTTATCCGAAGGTCGAAGGCAGCTATTCGTGGACCCGCGAGCTGTATTCCGAAAATGCGCTGTTCCCGCCGCCCTTCGGTGGGACTTGGTACAGCGAAAACAATGTGCTCGCCAGCGCTTCCTGGGATCTCGACCTGTGGGGTAAGAATCGCCAGCGGCTCGGCCAGGCCGTGTCGCAGGAAAAAGCCGCCGAAGCGGACATGCAGCAGGCGCGCGTGACGCTCGCCGCGTCGGTTGCGCGCACGTACAACTCGCTTGCGCAGTTGTATGCACTGCGCGACATCGCCGAGCGCGAGATCAAGAATCGTCAGACGATCGGTGTCATCGCGAACGACCGCGTAAAAGCCGGCCTGGACACCAACGTCGAACGTCAGACGGCCAACGGCAACATCGCGACGAGCCAGTCGAACCTGACGGAGCTCGACGGCCAGATCACGACCACGCGCTACCAACTCGGCGCGCTGCTCGGCAAAGGGCCGGACCGCGGCCTGCAGATCGCCAAACCAACGTTCAACCCGGGCGGCGCCGTCACCCTGCCCGACAACGTGCCGGCCGATCTCATCTCCCGCCGCCCGGACATCGTCGCCGCGCGCTGGCAGGTCGAAGCCGCGATGCACGACGTGAAGGAAGCGAAGGCCGAGTTCTTCCCGGACGTGAACCTCGCTGCCGGCTTCGGTTTCGATGCGTTCGGCTGGGGCAAATTCCTGACCTCGTCGAGCCGCCAGATCCAGTTCGGCCCGGCAATCCATCTGCCAATCTTCGACGCCGGCGCGCTGCGCTCGCAACTGAAAGGCCGCTACGCCGACTTCGACCTCGACATCGCAAACTACAATCAGACGCTCATCAGCGCGCTCTCGGACGTCGCCACGGAGATTTCGTCGATCCGCTCGCTAGACCATCAGCAAGGCGACGCGCAGCGCGCGCTCGACGCGTCGACGAAAGCGTACGACCTCGCCGTGATCCGCTACAAGGCAGGGCTCTCGCCGCAGTTGCAGGTGCTGACGGCCGACCAGAATCGCCTCGCCGCCGAACAGACCGTGACGAACCTGAAGATGCGCCGCCGCGATCTGCAGATCGCGCTGATCAAGGCGCTCGGCGGCGGTTTCGACGCGACGCAGACGGGCCTCATCGTGCCGACGGATGCGCCCGCTTCGTCGGCCTCGACGGCCCACGCGGCGAACTGA
- a CDS encoding EmrA/EmrK family multidrug efflux transporter periplasmic adaptor subunit produces the protein MSTPQQPANAQPASNGKRKRMMTLLVIVILIAAIAYGLYYFLVARFHEETDDAYVNGNVVQITPQVTGTVIAVNADDTQTVKVGDPIVMLDPADSRIALQSAEANLGQVVRQVRGLYADDSQYQAQVAVRQSDLSRAQDDLKRRMQVAQTGAVSQEEISHARDAVKSAQAALDASQQQLASNRALTANTTIASHPNVQAAAAKVRDAYLNNARNTLPAPVTGYVAKRSVQVGQRVAPGNPLMAIVPLNAVWVDANFKEVQLKHMRIGQPVELTADVYGSSVKYQGKVVGFSAGTGSAFSLLPAQNATGNWIKVVQRLPVRIALDPQELEKHPLRIGLSMQVEVSIKDDTGGELGSAVNTVYQTNVFEKYGDQADAEIARIITENAGPNAGQPQKAATGSKTAAKLM, from the coding sequence ATGAGCACGCCCCAACAACCCGCGAACGCGCAGCCGGCCAGCAACGGCAAACGCAAGCGCATGATGACGCTGCTCGTCATCGTGATCCTGATTGCCGCGATCGCGTACGGCCTCTACTACTTCCTCGTCGCGCGCTTCCACGAAGAGACCGACGACGCGTACGTGAACGGAAACGTCGTGCAGATCACGCCGCAGGTGACGGGCACCGTCATCGCCGTGAACGCGGACGACACGCAGACCGTCAAGGTCGGCGATCCGATTGTCATGCTCGATCCTGCCGACTCGCGCATCGCGCTGCAATCCGCGGAAGCGAATCTCGGCCAGGTCGTGCGCCAGGTGCGCGGCCTCTACGCCGACGACAGCCAGTACCAGGCGCAGGTTGCCGTGCGCCAATCGGACCTGTCGCGCGCGCAGGACGATTTGAAGCGCCGCATGCAGGTCGCCCAGACGGGCGCTGTTTCGCAGGAAGAAATCTCGCACGCTCGCGACGCCGTCAAGAGCGCGCAAGCCGCGCTCGACGCGTCGCAGCAGCAACTCGCGTCTAACCGCGCGCTGACGGCGAACACGACGATCGCGAGCCACCCGAACGTGCAGGCCGCGGCCGCCAAGGTCCGCGACGCGTATCTGAACAACGCGCGCAACACACTGCCCGCGCCCGTCACGGGCTATGTCGCGAAGCGCTCGGTGCAGGTCGGCCAGCGTGTCGCGCCGGGCAATCCGCTGATGGCGATCGTGCCGCTGAACGCCGTGTGGGTCGATGCGAACTTCAAGGAAGTGCAGCTCAAGCACATGCGCATCGGCCAGCCCGTCGAACTGACGGCGGACGTGTACGGCTCGTCCGTCAAGTATCAGGGCAAGGTGGTCGGCTTCTCGGCGGGTACGGGTTCGGCGTTTTCGCTGCTTCCCGCGCAGAACGCGACGGGTAACTGGATCAAGGTCGTGCAGCGTCTGCCCGTGCGTATCGCGCTCGATCCGCAGGAACTGGAGAAGCATCCGCTGCGCATCGGCCTGTCGATGCAGGTCGAAGTGAGCATCAAGGACGACACGGGCGGCGAGCTCGGCAGCGCAGTGAACACCGTGTATCAGACCAACGTATTCGAAAAGTACGGCGATCAGGCCGACGCGGAAATCGCTCGCATCATCACTGAAAACGCCGGCCCGAATGCAGGTCAGCCGCAGAAGGCGGCGACGGGCTCGAAGACTGCGGCCAAGCTGATGTAA